The Oncorhynchus masou masou isolate Uvic2021 chromosome 31, UVic_Omas_1.1, whole genome shotgun sequence genome includes a region encoding these proteins:
- the nppc gene encoding C-type natriuretic peptide: MNISHLVACGLMITLLSLRTGAKPLTPAQQKSLRSLLGEELSEFMASDEREQRLEKVRSRVRLLRDLRMDTRAKAMWARLLNDQPNARRHKSNTKKGSAARSGCFGHKMDRIGTISGMGC, translated from the exons ATGAACATCTCACATTTGGTGGCATGTGGACTTATGATCACCCTGCTTTCACTGCGGACAGGGGCGAAGCCTCTGACACCGGCGCAACAGAAG TCTCTCAGAAGTTTGCTGGGGGAGGAACTGTCGGAGTTCATGGCGTCggatgagagagagcagaggctgGAAAAAGTGCGCTCCCGGGTACGCTTGCTGCGAGACCTGCGCATGGACACTCGCGCCAAGGCCATGTGGGCGCGACTGCTGAACGACCAGCCCAACGCACGGAGACACAAATCAAATACCAAGAAAGGGTCCGCGGCCCGGAGCGGCTGCTTCGGACACAAAATGGACAGGATAGGCACCATTAGCGGCATGGGCTGTTAG